The sequence AGCTCGATCTTCGCAGCTACCCAATCTGGTGGTGGAGGTAACGTTTTTCTTAATGCTGACAATATTATTTGGCGAGGCGGTAGTTTTACCACGGCAACGGCAGGAGGAACGGGAAACGGCGGTAATATAAGCATTGATGCTAATATTCTTGTGGCTCTTGAAGCTAGTCAGATTACTGCTGATGCTTTCATCGGCATGGGGGGCAATATTCAAATCAATGCTCAAAACCTATTTGTTTGCGGTGAATGTAAAATTAGTGCTAGTTCTCAGTTGGGAGTAGATGGAGTGGTTGAGATCGAAACTTTAGAACCGAATACTTTAGATTCATTTGATATACCTCAAAAGCTAACTCAGCCACAAGAATCAGTAGCGGTGGCTTGTCCCTCCCAAAGACGAGCTAATATTAGTCAACTTACTATTACAGGAAGAGGCGGTTTACCCCGTCGCCCTCAAGAGCTACTGAATGCCGAATCTCTCATCGAATTTGATGATTCTGCTGCCCAAGCAGAGCGATCGCCCTCGGTTAGCCAAACGACCCTTCCAGCCCCCGCCCGTAGCTGGTACAAAGACGCTCAAGGTACTGTAGTTCTAACTGCTCGAGCTGCTGGTGCTGTACCTAATAATTCAGTTTCAAATCCAGTCGATTGTCGCGTTCGTCTTCCTTAAATAAAATAGAGATTAAAAATAATCGAAGAACAACTCATGAGCGACATTCTATATAGTGAAGTACCTGCTGTAGACCTTAAGGACTTTACTTCCCATGACTCTGTGCTTAGAGATAACTTTGTGCAAACTCTGGGTGATGCCTTTGAGAACATTGGTTTTGTGGCGGTAAAAAATCATGGCTTGTCTGATGGCATGACAGAAAACCTATATCGCTCAGTCAAACAGTTTTTTGCTCTACCTGAAGCAATCAAGCTAACCTATGAATTAGAAAACATTGGCGGACAAAGAGGCTATACCGCCAAAGGTAAAGAACACGCCAAAGGGCGTAGTGTAGGAGACTTAAAAGAGTTTTACCACATAGGACAAGAAATAACCGACGCAGACATAGCTCGTCTGGGATACCCCAAAAATATATTTCCGTTAGAGATACCCGAATTTGAAGCCGCCACTGTTACAGCCTACCGCACTTTAGAAACAGCAGGAGTAGAAATACTTAGAGCGATCGCAATTTACTTAGACTTAAACGAGTTTTATTTTGACGAGCGGATAAAATTTGGCAACAGCATCCTCCGCCCGATCCATTATTTTCCGATTAGCAACCCCCAAGATATTCCAGCAGATGCAGTACGGGCTGCTGCCCACGGTGATATCAACCTAATTACTCTACTGATGGGTGCAAGTGCCGAAGGGTTACAAATTTTACGTCAGGATGGGAAATGGATTCGGGTTACTGCTGTGAGCGAACAAATAGTGGTTAACGTAGGAGATATGCTGGAAAGACTGACCAATAAAAAACTCAAATCAACTATTCATCGGGTAGTCAACCCACCAGAGAAATTAGCTCACACGCCACGATACTCTATTCCTTTTTTTCTGCATCCAGTCTCGGATATGAATCTTAGCTGTTTATCTTCTTGCATTGATGAACATCATCCCAAGCAGTTTGCTGACATTACCGCAGGAGAATTTCTTAACCAACGTCTACGAGAAATTGGCTTAATTAATTAAAGTGTTAAGACACAAAAAACGATCGCCCTTTAGTAGAAGAGCGATCGTTGAAAAGCTAATAGCTAATAGCTAATAGCTAATTAAGCCACGCTAAACACTAAAACAAACCCCAAGACTGCGCCAAACACAATTAGGGCATAGAATTGGGCTCGACCATTTTCGAGGTATTTTAAGCCTTCTCCACTAAGGACAGCAGCCAAACCAGTTAGGTTAACTGCACCGTCTACGACGCGGTAATCTACCTCCATGATTTGTCTGGCGATACGACGTATACCCATGACAAATACTTTGTCGTAAAGGTCATCGAAATACCACTTGTTAAGAGAGAAACGGTATAGGGTAGGAACTTTTTTGGCGATCGCACCAGGATTGATAGTTTTAGTACGATACATTAATGCTGCCACAATTATTCCCGTTACGGCGATCGCTACTGATAATCCAGCCATGATCAAAAATTCATTCCAATCAAAAGCGTGTTCAGTCGCTGAAGCGACAATTTCGCCTGGGGCATGAATAAACTCTTCAAAGTAATTTTCCCAAGGACGACCAAGTAAACCAATACCAATCGAAGGTACGGCTAATAATAATAAAGGTAGCGCCATAGTTAAAGGAGACTCATGAGGATATTCGCTGTGACCATGATTGCCTTCTTTAGCATCCATTGCACCAGGACCAAAAGCCAATCCTGCTTCACTCATTAACTGTTGCTTAACTGCTGTATCGTTCCCGCGAAACTGACCCTCGAAAGTCATAAAGTACATACGGAACATATAAAAGGCGGTTAAACCAGCAGTTGCCCAACCAATAAACCAGAGAGCGGGATTAGCTGCCATAGCCTGTCCCAATATTTCGTCTTTGGACCAAAAACCCGCAAAGGGAGGTATCCCACAGATTGCTAAATTACCGACAAAGAAAGCACCAGCAGTAATCGGCATATACTTCCTCAAGCCACCCATCAGACGCATATCCTGTGCTATTAGAGGGTTATGTCCTACTACCCCTTCCATGCCGTGAATTACTGACCCAGAACAGAGGAACAGCATGGCTTTAAAATAAGCGTGGGTCGTTAGATGGAACAAACCAGCACTGTATGAACCAATACCCATTGCCATTACCATGTAGCCCAGTTGAGAAACGGTCGAGTATGCTAGACCCTTTTTAATATCATTTTGGGTTAGGGCTATACTCGCACCGAGGAAAGCGGTAAAAGCACCAGTCCAGGCAATAACTGACATTGCCAAAGGTACATTTTCAAACACGGGATACATCCGCGCAATCAAGAATACTCCCGCAGCTACCATAGTGGCAGCATGAATTAAGGCTGAAATTGGAGTAGGTCCTTCCATTGCGTCTGGTAGCCATACATGGAGGGGAAATTGAGCCGATTTGGCTGCTGGCCCTAAAAAGACCAGAATGGCAAATAAGGTAGCTAAAAATGCGCTGATAGCCCCAGAAGAAACAAGCTCTCCCAGGCGATCGCCCATCACGCTAAATTCAAAACTGCCAGTTGCCCAATATAGCCCCAACATCCCCAAAAGTAGACCAAAGTCACCGACGCGGTTCGCGACAAATGCTTTTTGACAGGCATCGGCAGCAGCTTGGCGATCGTACCAAAAACCAATTAGGAGATAGGAACACATCCCTACCAATTCCCAGAAAATATAGATCTGTACCAAATTAGGGCTAATTACCAACCCCAACATCGAAGAGCTAAATATACTTAAGTAGGCATAAAAACGGACATAGCCAGGATCGTGTGCCATATAGCCATCGGTATAAATCATCACCAAAAAAGCTACCGTGGTCACAATCACCAGCATCATTGTACTGAGATGATCGATAGTGTAGCCCATTGAAAGATGAAAATCTCCTGCCGAAGCCCACTCAATTGTGCGAGTCACAGTTTCATGCCCGTGAATTTGACTCCACAAAAGAGCAAATGACAGCACCATTGTGGCACCAATGATGGACACGATAAATACGGCAATTATCTGACGTAAATTGTTTGTTGCCTTGTTTACAGAAATTAAGCCAATTCCTACTAACATTGCTCCTAGTAAAGGTAGCACGGGAATTAGCCAAGCATATTGATAAAGCGGTTCCATGTTTAGCTCTAAATATAAATTGCTTAACTACAAGAGATGATTAACGTTAATTATTGTTACATATACGATTCCTTAAGGATATATTTAGAGATGGATATTTTGTCTTGAGAAGTATATTTATTAAGCTCGATCGCAATAGAAAAAAAATTGACTAGCTGTACCCGTGTTCGGTTAAAAACGAGAGGCTAATTGCTTCTGGTTGGGATTCGTTAGGTAGACGATGAGCAATTAGGCGATCGACGTATTTACCTAAAATATCGCTTTCGAGATTAACTAAATCTCCTGTTTGTAGATAGCTTAAATTAGTTTCGGCATAGGAATGAGGAATTACGGCTGCGCTAAACCAACTGCCATCAGGAGCGCATTCAGCGACTGTCAGGCTAATCCCGTTAACGGCAATACTTCCTTTTGATACCAAATAACGACCTATTTTTGATTGCCACTGTTCGTCCATTCCCGCAGGTATACCAAAGCTAATTGACCAGGAAGTGGCAGTAGATACTGCTTCAAGTAGGCAACCGATCCCGTCGATGTGTCCTGTGACAAAGTGTCCGCCAATTTTGCTTCCCATACGTAAAGAAGTTTCTAAATTGACATATTTAGCAGCACGCTCGCGATCGCCCAAAGTAGTCCTGGCTAAAGTTTCAGGAGAAGCAGTGGCAATAAAACCTCGCTCTTTAATTGTTTCTACCGTTAAACACACCCCATCAACGGCTACACTATCACCAATTGACAAATCAGACGTAATTGCAGCGTAATTGGGGTTAATGACCGATATTTCAAAGGTATCTTGACCATGGCTCTCAATTGAACCCAAAGACTGTACCAGACCTGTAAACATGATCGTATTTCTTTGACTGGAGTAATTTAAGTGTTATTTTTTCTTGAATAGTACAGGCAACAGCGAAAAACTGAGGCATACTGTGATTAAACAGTAACATTTAGAACAGCTTCGTTCTAGTTTTCAACCATATTTGAGGTTGAAAGATGCCAAAAACATATTTACATTTATTTAAGGGTAGATACGTTTAAATTTTGCTACCTATCGCTCTTATAATCTCAAGCCTAATTACTTCAGAGGTTAAATCAATGATTGAAATGAAAATTGCAGGCATTGTCTTAAATGCTGCTAGTCGCAGTCCGATGATTTTACTCAAGGACAGTTCAGAGCGTAGAGCCTTACCAATTTTTGTTGGTCAAGACCAAGCTGACGCTATTATTAAAGCCCTAGAAGGGCATCGTCCATCTCGTCCTCTAACTCACGATTTGATTGTTAATATCTTTAATGACTGCAATATTACCCTAGAACGAATTATTATTCACTCTCTAATCGATGATATTTTTTATGCAGTACTTTGTATTGACTCAAACGGAGTCAAAAAAGAAATTGATTGTCGTCCTAGTGACGCAGTTGCGGTTGCTATACGTACTGAAAGTTCTATTTGGGTACTAGAAGAAGTCGTTGCTGATGCTTCAATTCCTGTAGATCGTGATGCTGATATTGCCGAAAGAGAAGCATTTAGAGAATTTATCTCTAGCCTCAGCCCTGATCAGCTAATTAACAAGGGAGGCTACAGGGAACAGCATTAGTATTGCTAATTTAGCATAGCGAGTAAGATAAATGCGTCAGAGGCGGTTTGGTAAAACTAATCTCAATTTATCGGTATTTTCTTTGGGGACAATGCGTTGTTTGGCTTCTCCCCAAATCTGTCGTCAAACTATCAAAGATGCGATCGCTCTAGGGATCGATCATTTGGAAACTGCCAGAGGCTATGGTCAGAGTGAGCGTTATATAGGACAGGCATTACAAGATTTGGCAATCCCACGTTCGCAAATTTACCTCACTACTAAGCTATCTCCTACTCCAAATAAGCAGCAAATGAGCAAATGGATTGATGAATCTTTGGCTCGACTGCAAGTAGATTATCTTGACTGTCTAGCAATCCATGGGATTAATACCTGGGAACATCTGGAATGGGTAACTAACTCCAATGGATGTCTGGCTGCGATCCAAACTGCAATCGAACAAGGAAAGATTAGGCATTTAGGTTTTTCGACTCACGGCAGCCTGGAATTGATCTTGGCAGCCATTAAGACGGATTTATTTGAATTTGTTAATTTACACTATTATTATTTTTTTCAGCGTAACTATTCGGCGATCGCTCTAGCAGCAGAAAAAGACCTGGGAATCTTGATTATTTCTCCTGCGGATAAAGGAGGCAAACTATACACCCCTCCAGCCAAGCTAGAAGAATTATGCGCTCCTGTTTCTCCCTTAGAATTAAACTATCGTTTTTTGTTGAGCGATCCGCGTATTACTACTCTTAGTGTCGGTGCTGCCAATCCAGAAGAATTAACTACTCCCCTACAGGTAGCCGATAAAGTTCATCCTTTGAGCAGCGAAGAACAGGAAATATTTAAAAGATTAGAAAAACAGTTAGAAAATAGTTTAGCTACAGATCTTTGTCGCCAATGCGATCGATGTCTTCCCTGTCCCGAACAAATTAATATTCCCGAAATTCTTAGGTTGCGCAACCTAACTCTTGCCTACGAAATGCAGGATTATGGACAGTACCGATACGGAATGCTCGAAAACGCAGGACATTGGTTTCCCGGTAAAAAAGGCGATAAATGTAGCGACTGTGGGGACTGCTTACCTCGCTGTCCAGAAGAATTAGCAATTCCTGCTTTATTGCGAGATGCTCATCAACGCCTTAAGGGTAAAGAACGTCGCCGATTATGGTCGGAGTAATTATTAGTATATTTATTCAAGTGTGTAAAAGCTAAAAGTGAGACAGTTGCGTCCTAAAGGACGACGCGAAGCTAGTCCTAAAGGATACCGCTTCGCATATGCTTTAGCATACCGCTCCGCATATTGTGGGGGTTCCCCCCATTGAGCCCTAAAGGACTAGCGGCGGTTTTTGGGACAGAATCTTCTGACCCAAAACGCGCCTTAGCTCCGCGTCGCAAACTGTCGAACCCGAAGGGCTAAGAGCTTATAAGATATATAGATTGACAGTCCAATATTTTACCAAGCGTGGAGCGTAAAGCCGTGTGGCTTTAGCCCACGGATATAAGCAAGCAACAGATTTAGAAGCTGTTGAGTCAAATTTATTTGGCAGTCCTAAAGGATTAGAAGTTCGCGTCACGCGGAGCTATATGCGAAGCGGTATGCTAAAGCCCGTGCATGATTCACGGATAAACCGCACTCCGCCCTTCGGTCACATTTGCCCGTGCATGATTCACGGATAAACCGCACTCCGCCCTTCGGTCTCGAAGCTTATCCGTGATAGACTAGCCCTAAAGGATTAGCGCCTGGAGGCGCGTCCTTTAGGAGTCCTTTAGGGCATATGAAATATTTATCGATACACTTTCGACCTCAAATCTTTATATATTAATGGCTAGAGCCATTGTAAAATAGAATTGTCTTCAGGTTGGGATGCCGTCGCACCGAAGTGAAAATTCTAGATGAAACAAGCTAGCACTTTTGAGGGGAAAATAGAGAGACAAGAGGTAGCGATAACTCTTTAAACAGCACAGTAACCGATTAAAGTCGGCGAATGAATTAGTCAACATAGCGTTGTAAACAGTAATTGGGAGTAATCCCCGTAAGGTAGGGCATACCTAAACTCTAGTTGCAATATACTAGTACGCTTGGAGAGCTATCCATGCATTGGACAACTAGATAGCAAGTGATATTCTAGTACGTTCGGATAGGACATAATCGTGTAAGACGTGATTAGATTTAGGTCGAAAGTGCAGTGATTAGCTCAAGAATCCCCGTTGTTTTTAACACGGCGAGTGTCAAAAATGGATACATACTCTATTCTTAATCAAACCCAGCGTCAGCTTGTTAGTGACGGTGAAGTCAAGCCGATATTAGCAGATCTTACTGGCAAAACCTTAGTTTTACTTTGGTCGCAGCTGGGAGACTTTGATAATTTAGAATATGCGTGGTGGCTCAAACGAGAGTCAGCAAAACTTGAAGCTAAAAAAATTGCGGTTAAAGCTGTGGGAATTGGCGATCGCAATTCGGGATTAAAATTCTGTGAATACACGGGTTTTCCCCCAGAGTGTTTGTCTGTCGATCCTACCGCCGAGATTCATCGACAATTAGGGCTTTATCAGGGATTAACCAGCAAAATTCCGCTTTTATCTGCAAAATATAGTGCTTTTTTGAATTTAATGCTGATGTGTGCGGGTATTGGTAGTCCAGGAACGCTATCTGAGGTGTTTCGGGGTTACACAGGCGATCGCGCTGCGCCACAGTTGATTCAAAATGAAGAAATTATTAAAAATACTCCCCTGCCAAATTTTAAAGGCTCGATATTTAAGCTGGCAGGCGGAGAAAACTTTCAACGTCCATTTGAACTTGCTACC is a genomic window of Coleofasciculaceae cyanobacterium containing:
- a CDS encoding 2-oxoglutarate and iron-dependent oxygenase domain-containing protein codes for the protein MSDILYSEVPAVDLKDFTSHDSVLRDNFVQTLGDAFENIGFVAVKNHGLSDGMTENLYRSVKQFFALPEAIKLTYELENIGGQRGYTAKGKEHAKGRSVGDLKEFYHIGQEITDADIARLGYPKNIFPLEIPEFEAATVTAYRTLETAGVEILRAIAIYLDLNEFYFDERIKFGNSILRPIHYFPISNPQDIPADAVRAAAHGDINLITLLMGASAEGLQILRQDGKWIRVTAVSEQIVVNVGDMLERLTNKKLKSTIHRVVNPPEKLAHTPRYSIPFFLHPVSDMNLSCLSSCIDEHHPKQFADITAGEFLNQRLREIGLIN
- a CDS encoding NAD(P)H-quinone oxidoreductase subunit 5 — its product is MEPLYQYAWLIPVLPLLGAMLVGIGLISVNKATNNLRQIIAVFIVSIIGATMVLSFALLWSQIHGHETVTRTIEWASAGDFHLSMGYTIDHLSTMMLVIVTTVAFLVMIYTDGYMAHDPGYVRFYAYLSIFSSSMLGLVISPNLVQIYIFWELVGMCSYLLIGFWYDRQAAADACQKAFVANRVGDFGLLLGMLGLYWATGSFEFSVMGDRLGELVSSGAISAFLATLFAILVFLGPAAKSAQFPLHVWLPDAMEGPTPISALIHAATMVAAGVFLIARMYPVFENVPLAMSVIAWTGAFTAFLGASIALTQNDIKKGLAYSTVSQLGYMVMAMGIGSYSAGLFHLTTHAYFKAMLFLCSGSVIHGMEGVVGHNPLIAQDMRLMGGLRKYMPITAGAFFVGNLAICGIPPFAGFWSKDEILGQAMAANPALWFIGWATAGLTAFYMFRMYFMTFEGQFRGNDTAVKQQLMSEAGLAFGPGAMDAKEGNHGHSEYPHESPLTMALPLLLLAVPSIGIGLLGRPWENYFEEFIHAPGEIVASATEHAFDWNEFLIMAGLSVAIAVTGIIVAALMYRTKTINPGAIAKKVPTLYRFSLNKWYFDDLYDKVFVMGIRRIARQIMEVDYRVVDGAVNLTGLAAVLSGEGLKYLENGRAQFYALIVFGAVLGFVLVFSVA
- a CDS encoding riboflavin synthase is translated as MFTGLVQSLGSIESHGQDTFEISVINPNYAAITSDLSIGDSVAVDGVCLTVETIKERGFIATASPETLARTTLGDRERAAKYVNLETSLRMGSKIGGHFVTGHIDGIGCLLEAVSTATSWSISFGIPAGMDEQWQSKIGRYLVSKGSIAVNGISLTVAECAPDGSWFSAAVIPHSYAETNLSYLQTGDLVNLESDILGKYVDRLIAHRLPNESQPEAISLSFLTEHGYS
- a CDS encoding bifunctional nuclease family protein codes for the protein MIEMKIAGIVLNAASRSPMILLKDSSERRALPIFVGQDQADAIIKALEGHRPSRPLTHDLIVNIFNDCNITLERIIIHSLIDDIFYAVLCIDSNGVKKEIDCRPSDAVAVAIRTESSIWVLEEVVADASIPVDRDADIAEREAFREFISSLSPDQLINKGGYREQH
- a CDS encoding aldo/keto reductase, giving the protein MRQRRFGKTNLNLSVFSLGTMRCLASPQICRQTIKDAIALGIDHLETARGYGQSERYIGQALQDLAIPRSQIYLTTKLSPTPNKQQMSKWIDESLARLQVDYLDCLAIHGINTWEHLEWVTNSNGCLAAIQTAIEQGKIRHLGFSTHGSLELILAAIKTDLFEFVNLHYYYFFQRNYSAIALAAEKDLGILIISPADKGGKLYTPPAKLEELCAPVSPLELNYRFLLSDPRITTLSVGAANPEELTTPLQVADKVHPLSSEEQEIFKRLEKQLENSLATDLCRQCDRCLPCPEQINIPEILRLRNLTLAYEMQDYGQYRYGMLENAGHWFPGKKGDKCSDCGDCLPRCPEELAIPALLRDAHQRLKGKERRRLWSE
- a CDS encoding peroxiredoxin-like family protein, with the protein product MDTYSILNQTQRQLVSDGEVKPILADLTGKTLVLLWSQLGDFDNLEYAWWLKRESAKLEAKKIAVKAVGIGDRNSGLKFCEYTGFPPECLSVDPTAEIHRQLGLYQGLTSKIPLLSAKYSAFLNLMLMCAGIGSPGTLSEVFRGYTGDRAAPQLIQNEEIIKNTPLPNFKGSIFKLAGGENFQRPFELATLRLRNMTEVLSNWNTYVPDATYLTQRGGTFLFNADGKLLYEHRDRHILGFAANMSNPLSFINEY